The following are from one region of the Polaribacter marinaquae genome:
- the murB gene encoding UDP-N-acetylmuramate dehydrogenase: MNIQQNIPLKKYNTFGISVNAKRFISVDSVYLLQQILKQEKDIFLISGGSNMLLTKDIEKLVVHIDFKGISIDREDENNVYLTVNAGENWHEFVLWTIHNDFGGIENLSLIPGNVGTCPIQNIGAYGVEVKDVITKVEALEIETGKLVSFSNEVCDFGYRNSIFKNEEKGKYIIVAVSFKLTKNKHTLNTSYGAIETELEAKNIVSPSLQDVSNAVIAIRKSKLPDPKEIGNSGSFFKNPVISKDQFLELQKENPNIPNYPVSDTEIKVPAGWLVEQSGFKGKRFGDAGIHEKQALVLVNYGNASGKEIYLLAQKIQEKVFKNFGISLEIEVNVIA; encoded by the coding sequence TTGAATATTCAACAAAACATACCCTTAAAAAAGTATAATACGTTTGGCATTTCTGTAAATGCCAAACGCTTTATATCTGTAGATTCTGTTTATTTATTGCAACAAATTTTAAAGCAAGAAAAAGATATTTTTTTAATTTCTGGTGGTAGCAATATGTTACTTACTAAAGATATTGAAAAACTAGTTGTTCATATAGATTTTAAAGGAATTTCTATTGATAGAGAAGATGAAAACAATGTTTATTTAACAGTTAATGCAGGAGAAAATTGGCACGAATTTGTCTTATGGACTATTCACAATGATTTTGGTGGCATAGAAAATTTATCTTTAATTCCTGGAAATGTTGGCACATGCCCAATTCAGAATATTGGTGCATACGGAGTTGAAGTTAAAGATGTAATTACTAAAGTTGAAGCCTTAGAAATTGAAACAGGAAAACTAGTTAGTTTTTCTAACGAAGTTTGTGATTTTGGCTACAGAAACTCAATATTTAAAAACGAAGAAAAAGGTAAGTACATTATTGTAGCAGTTAGCTTTAAGCTCACAAAAAACAAGCATACTTTAAATACTTCTTATGGTGCAATTGAAACTGAGCTTGAAGCAAAAAATATAGTTTCACCAAGTTTACAAGATGTTTCTAATGCAGTAATTGCCATAAGAAAATCTAAATTACCAGATCCTAAAGAAATTGGTAACAGTGGTAGCTTTTTTAAGAACCCTGTAATTTCTAAAGATCAATTCTTAGAACTTCAAAAAGAAAACCCAAACATACCTAATTACCCGGTTTCCGATACAGAAATTAAAGTTCCCGCAGGTTGGTTAGTAGAACAAAGTGGTTTTAAAGGAAAACGTTTTGGAGATGCTGGTATACATGAAAAACAAGCATTAGTTTTAGTAAATTACGGTAATGCTTCTGGTAAAGAAATTTATTTATTAGCTCAAAAAATTCAAGAAAAAGTATTTAAAAACTTCGGAATTTCATTGGAAATTGAAGTGAATGTTATTGCATAA
- a CDS encoding SCO family protein, producing the protein MLNRFFLLIGFIIMIGCKSNNKEKMSSRVDVLPFYNEASFTPRWLSSLDTDLDDFHSIPEFNFINQDGRVVNHNTFKNKIYVADFFFTTCPGICPKMTTNMSVVADKFKNDTTVLFLSHSVTPSIDSVAQLKKYALDKNIGKNWHLVTGNKKEIYDLGRQAYFVEENLGEPKGIDDFLHTENFVLIDKNKHIRGIYNGLNKNSVLQLIEDIKTLKKEK; encoded by the coding sequence ATGTTAAATAGATTTTTTTTATTAATTGGTTTTATCATTATGATAGGCTGTAAAAGTAACAATAAAGAAAAAATGTCTAGTAGGGTAGATGTATTGCCTTTTTATAATGAAGCATCTTTTACTCCTAGATGGTTATCATCTTTAGATACAGATTTAGATGATTTTCATAGCATCCCAGAATTTAATTTTATCAATCAAGATGGTCGTGTAGTTAATCACAATACATTTAAAAATAAAATCTATGTGGCAGATTTTTTCTTTACAACTTGTCCTGGTATTTGTCCTAAAATGACGACAAATATGAGTGTAGTTGCAGATAAATTTAAAAACGATACCACTGTATTATTTTTATCTCATTCTGTTACTCCTTCAATAGATTCGGTTGCACAATTAAAAAAATACGCATTAGACAAAAATATTGGTAAAAATTGGCATTTAGTAACTGGTAATAAAAAAGAAATTTACGATTTAGGAAGACAAGCCTATTTTGTAGAAGAAAATTTAGGTGAACCTAAAGGAATAGACGATTTTTTACACACAGAAAACTTTGTCTTAATTGATAAAAACAAACACATTAGAGGTATTTATAACGGTTTAAATAAAAATTCTGTTTTGCAGTTAATTGAAGATATAAAAACCTTAAAGAAAGAGAAGTAG